TTCTGTCAGGGCAGGAGTGGTACAGGCACCAGGCGTTCAGAGCCGTGAACCAGGCCATCGGACGCGTCATTCGCCACAAGGAGGACTACGGTGCCATCTTCCTGTGTGACGAGAGGTCAGGAACGTTTAACACGCATCCGTAACTTGAGTTCAGAGCTGGGATGTGAACAGCTGAGATCCGCAGAACGACATCAAGATGTAACCATTTCAGAGACGGTGAAGCCAGAACGTCTTCGGTGTTTGAGATCAGATGATCCAAGAACGTTGTGGATTTGTAAAAATCAAGTCTGAGACAGAAAATGAGTGAATCGACGTGATTCCACAGATTTAGAAGCCCAGATGTTCGGGCCAATCTCCCGTCGTGGGTCCGGCCGTACGTTCGAGTCCAAGCGGGGTTCGGGACGGTGGTTCGTGAAGTGTCTCAGTTCTTCAGGACGGCGCAGAAGATGGTGAGTGGGCACCGTAGCGGTGGAGAACGCTGCTCAGCTGAATGAACCCTGATCTGTGTTTGTTTAGAGGCCGGAGGTCATAAAGACGCCTGCAGCAGAAAACCCGGCAGCTGAATGTTCaagctcctcctgctcctcctcctcctcctcctcctgctcctcctcctccttcagctGCGTCGTCGCCCAGAAGGCCAAGGTCCTGGACGCTCACCTCCCCAGCCTGAAGAAGAGGAAACTCGGTCGGTTTAAAAGTCCTTTTGGGTTTTATTCTGTTTTGTGCCACGGAGGCAACTTTTTCTCTCCCCTCATGAAACGGGGTCAGGACCAGTTAAAACCTGTTTCTGTGGGATCAGATGAAGGCGGCGGCGCCAGTGGGATGGCAAAGATCTGCATCAGTTACGAGGGGGAGGTGCCGGAGAGTCAAAGGAGACCCGCCAACCTGCTGGATGCTCTGGATCAGGGTGAGCGTCGCCGTGGAGACGACGATGCTGCTGGAGGAGACGAGGTAACTCGCCCAGGAGTGAGTTTGGTCAGGAGTTCGTTACGTGAGCTGACTGTCTTAGTCCGTTTGCAGGCGAGCCGTTTGTCCACGCTGTCTCTTCAGTACAACAAGAGACTGGAGGACGAACTACGAGGAGGGAAACGCAAAATCAAGCTGGTTCATGAGCAGGTGTGTACAGCTGTGTTGGTGGAGTAACCGGCGAGGCGGCGGTGCTGACAGACGACAGCGGAGGACTCCGGCTGCTTTAGAGCAACACGGAGGACTAAAGGGTCGGCTGCTTCtagtctgctgcagcagcagcggATGTATGGCAGGCAGTCATGTCTAATAATGTGTTCTACAAACCCGGGCAGTGTCAGCATACGCTGTAAACGTGACTGGTGTCGTGTTACACTCGCAGAAGACGAGCACCTCTGAGGACGTGTTGGAGGACGGTAAAACCAGCAGGGCCAAACAGTTCCTGGCAGACATGAAGGCGTCTCTGAGTAAGGTGACCTTTGACCGGATCGTCCAGGCTCTGCAGGACTACAAGAAGACGGACAGCCTGGACAGCCTCCTGAGCGAGACGTCCATGCTGGCTGACGACGAGAACACCCACAGTCTCCTCCGGGGTGCGTCTGGTCTATCCTCGTCTGTTACAGGAAGGCATTCCCTGTTTTCCAGCGTCTCAAACCTGATTCCTGCCTTACAGGATTTTACCAGTTCATCCGGCCGCATCACAAAAAGAGATTTGATGAGAAATGTCTGGAGCTGACGGGACAGGGCTGCGGGTTCAAACCCGACCACTCGCTGTCCAAAGACGAGAAGAGAGCCGTGATGCTGCAGAAGTGTGAGACACTCTTTTGGTTTTAGAGGAGCGTTAACCGGGATCGCTTCCATCTGTAGACCCTGAAGATCACGAGTCATAGCAGGACATTCAGCGGGTCGACACATCTGCTCTCGTTTAATATTTCCAGCCATGATCGTTTAAATGAGGACAAACGTGACTGTCTTCCAGCCTCGGAGCGCCGGCCGGCCGAAGCTCGGAGCTCCTCGTCCAGCTGCAGACAACTGGACACGCAGCAGCTGAACGGAGGAGGACCTCACCTGAGTCAGCAGGGCTTAAAGCAACCGCAGGAAGGAGCAGGTAGCAgacccttcacaataaaagcctcaATTAAACCTCATTTGAACGGATTATCAATGCTGGTGCAGATAAACCATCATCAGACCGGTTCTGAGGTAGTTATCCATAAAAGAGCAGAACTACAGACGTCGGCTACAATCCTGAATCAGGAAGAGTCTGACCCTTAATCCTAATATAATCCGTGTTTTTACTGTGTGCTTTAATCTGTGAAAACTAGGTTCTGCTAAGGGGAACAAAGTCTACGCCGCCCTCATCGCTGATGTGAAGGAAGCCTTCGGAGCCGAGAAGTCCTCCCTGCTCTTCCAGGCCATCCGCCGCTACAAGGAGACGGACGTCTACGAGGACCTGGTGACCACGCTGGTGAACATGTTCATGGAGACGTGGGAGCACTTCGACCTTCTGATCCGTGAGTTCCTTCAGGACCGCCCTGGGCCGTCGCTGCTGCCCGGACCCGACCTCATTAGTTTCTTTATTTACTTACTGAAGGGTTTGGCACGTTTGTTCGCCCACATCACAAGAAGCTGTACAAAGAGATGCTGGACGCTCTGATCTTCTCAGCGGCTCGGGATCCGTCTCTGAAGGAGGAGCAGGAAAAGCGAGGTCAGAACCAACCCGCTGCTTTTAAATAACCACAATAAATCCCTTTGTTCAGTTACTGAGTTCGGTTTCCTCCGTCCGCTGTTTCTGGAGACAAAAATGTCCACGTCCCACAAAACGGCCATAAATAAATTCCCGTTCGTCATCACGCTCGGGTGACGTTCATATCCACgcgtgacccatccccgtggggagctgcAGCGatggctgcactcaggaactgtttggtggtttaacccccccccatTAAAGCTGCACACACACAGGGGTGTAAGAAAATACCGATATgggaatatatcgtgatatatcgtatcaccAATACACATTTCTAGTATCCGGCAGCACCGGGTCCCATTTGAAAgtgtttggtatgacccgaccgggacctGAACCCCGGTGTCCCAGTCCCGTGGGGGACTACCACTAGGCCTCTGAGAAGGACGGGGAGATGAAGTCAGAGAGGACAGACTGAGACTGGACATGTCCAGATGAGGGACATGTCGGCGCATTAACCTGGTAGCCCTTCGGTCATGCTGAAGTAGCACTGAGCTTCACAAAGGTCATGACCCCTGCTCTAGGGTTTCAGGCTGTTTTCTCTTTTCAGCTCCTCTGTTGCCTCCTTTTAAGACACAAAGCAAGATTTCtacttttttctccacaaataaagaCGACATCTAAACTTCGAAGAGGACGATTTGTAGGACGGAGCAGAGTCTTTGATCTGCGGCGACCACTTCCTGTTTTTCCTGAGAGGGACTCAGACGAGCGGAGGAGCCCCAGTAGAGTTTGTGTTTCCTGGCTTTCGAGAAGCTTTAAGACTCTGCATGAGTTACAGACATGTCATCGACGTTCAACTTGAGTTGTTTCCTATCAGATCATTGGTGCTTTATCACCTCAGGGCTGAATAATAACAGCGATTATTAAATATCAGGGGGATTTATTTAGGGTTCTGTTTTAGTTTTTAACTTGTCATCAGGTTTGCAAATAAAATGctggattttttttatttggagAAATAATCCTGCTGAACCCTGAGAACAATCTCGTGGAGACGTAATCCTGAAGCCTGTTAATAAAACTGATATTTTATGTTTTGTATGAAAATGTATGATGGactaataaacagctttttatgaaGTGAACTGCGTTTACTTTTTTCTCAGAGCTCATACTTGAAGGCATTAAATGCTGGATCATCCCAACCTGAACATTTAGGATCTCGTTCTGTATTTGTTTGTGCTTTCTAATTCTTTTGTCACGATGATGTGAGGAATCAtgactagtggtgtgcatctctacctgcctcacgattggaTTTGAGTCTGACATGCATCACGACTCTTCACACAAACATTTTCATGACTTAATAAAAGCAGCAGAATAGtttaatttctttttgattttgaaatccctgaaaaaaagaacattcatctattcactatagtgagcaataacgtttaaagtgtgctgcctataattacttaaataatataataaataatgttttcggtagagcagctttaagatagaatattactgaacttaaacatagtaaacaaatactgtgttaagtgattctttcacatccaggatcccaaaaccgaaattagcccagacatccgatttaaatgtaacgggtacatctttgattactggtaatgttggccctgtatccctgtccgattgcttctaggacaacgcagcgcgcatgtcattgcaactctgcccccagaagtagttgtaaaacctcaaaactttattgtcctgcatagacatagaccaggggtcggcaacctgttcccatcaaagagccattattacccgtttcccacagtaaagaaaacaccacagcagctgcggcgttgtgggcggggcctaccctcagacagcagagagctgctcacaacaggtgacagcagccagtaccggtcgctcgtgtacgtcaaagttatctttcataagacgataatcaataaaacgatttatataaagtggatccaggagttgtagcccgtctctgccgacaatatttagatatttttcaccctgttggtggttttactgagcaggtgccacttttgtcatacgtttctttttaaaacatgtttagactgttcagaatacaaatccaggctctgtcacgtttgattgttgtgatTAAacgttgtaggtggggaaggtcagaaaaggatccgatcattttgtttttccctcatttacagcgacggagacaacggcgcagtgcgcctggctctggtggtaatcaagtttaatttgatctattttcacaagaaaacagaacagttaaaagcagggcttgtgttgaccggacagttcccgtatttgaccgtttattttgacggagaaagaatagaaagaattaccccgacgcatgcagacgaactgacattttattctacgcacatcgcagatgtagctaaatcacccaagaaaagattcacaTCTGAACAtccgagctggacactgctcagcgcagctcactgtcagcgtgtactacataaggtccacagcgagctgaagatgtggagaggggcttggagcgcgtcgcagaaccagagcgcatgtgggaagattcctcccactgaagcgagacttgtcactcagaaaatgttccctgatgatgaaactttggctgaatagcgcttgttcctgtctccaatgtggcgacacatccaggagccgtgtgaggagaatcccagaatctcacatcctctacagctcataaagtgcctatatgattacgcacaagcgggacccgtcaacctggtctcacagtaagactgggctggacctgttcaggtttacgcagacgatctttacatttagaattagcatacagatgtaaaattaatgcagtaaaatataaagctttttatttaaatatccattcattattttacaagcacagagagccgcatcagatggatggaagagctccagagccacgggttgccgacccccgacatagacatagggagaaaatctcatgtcacattgctgcattgatgcggaatcgtgcacggctgaattgcgatgcatcttagaatcgatcatttttcccacctctaatcaTGATGTTGTTGGTGTTTTATCTGCATCTAAAAGTTGCATTCATATGCAATCAGGAAGTTTAATGTCTAAACAGTCAAACTTGAAGTTTTATTAATTCAAAGTTTTTCTAGAATGTTTTTATTAGTAAAACTGATTTATCAGCTGGGTCGAACTAATTTACCATAAAAACAAGTATAGATCAGCGTTGTTAGATGGATGTAGAAGGTGTTAGGGTTTTCAGAGGGACCATGAACGCAGCAAACGTGATTGCCGAAGACCTCGCGAGAATTGGTCCGGGAAATGACGGGACTTCCATCatggccggcagtaagttggtgtTGGAAGGCAGAGTTAGTATTAAAGCGTTTATTTTAGGGCTCAGCGTCCTTTTAATCCCGCTCATCAGAACCTGGTTCGGACATCTCGACTGGGTCTTCGACTATCTGACGGAAACTCCAGGGAAAGTGGTTATTTGTCTTCACGTAGCTGTAGTTAACGGCCTGCTGCTGCTCATTTACAGAGGACCCATTTACAAGGTAAGCGGGGAGCTAACCTCCGATTTTCTCCCTTGTTGTTTCAAACACATGAATCTGACTTTAAGGTGTTTTATCTACTTCCGTCCGCTGTTGGGCAACCTGAACATCTCCGTGGTCCGCTGAAGCAGTTGGTTAGTTCCTCCTAGCTTCCTGTTAATCCCATCAGATTAGagcagaagcagctgcttaataAACCCAAAATAGAAACTTAAACTGATCAAGATGAAGCAGCTCTTCAGACTCTTTACACTTTATAAAACCAGCTAAAGTCTTAAAGAACTAAACCAAGAAGGAGAAATGTAAAACTTGTGTTCATCATCTGTTTCTCCTAATCTGGACCCATAAATCTGTTCAGTTCTCTCCCTCATGACTTCTCTGATGTCTCCAGCCTCACTTTGTAATGTCTGGACACACACGGACAGAATGTTTGTCTCGTGGTGTTTATCTGTttggatgtttttatttaaagagaACCTGAATCAGCTGTTCGGTCATAAACGCGCACATTAATGTATCCCGCAACTAAATCCTTTAAGAGAAACCAAGTTTTTTCTCTAGTTTCCCAAAACGATCAGCTGATCAGAAGGATCATTATTCAGTCTGATTGTCGTGGTCAGTGATCAGCTGATTAGTTTTGACCTGTGACCCCATCCTGCTAACAGCAAATaatctggagtttttttttttttttactttcagaaTCATAATTTTTACGTTAATCAGAAATAAATGTTTGTAGTTACTCATGGCTGTTGAAGATAAATCTGCATCAGCAGATTCGAGCTGTGTGAGAGTCCGAAATCGGTATCGACCCTCAACGCCTGAATTGGTGCACACTGAATTCTGCATCCtggttagggctgcacaatatatcgtaaatgtatcgttatcgcgatatcagcatgcacaatatatcgtaaatgtatcgttatcgcgatatcagcatgcacaatatatcgtaaatgtatcgttatcgcgatatcagcatgcacaatatgcatatcgcaatgaccggtcagctcaaatgtttgctacacataatttaTTCTTtcagtcaaacggaagcatgatgttttttaaacACATCTaatggagctcttcacccatttggccaatcgggtgggttctcataggtcagatgcccgccccTGAGGCAGATggcacttaggccctgtccacacgtagccggggatctgccaaaacgtagatatttttctacgttttgggtgtctgcgtgtggacagacaaaaccggagttttaaggtccgcaacgtcactttccacgacaacaaaatgctgacatcacgtgtgcgacctgtgtttacactagccgacagcatggatgccctcagagctgcgctcgctttatcaatcgtccaagcgctttctgcttgtttgtttttgcaagcggaattactgctccttgcagaagaccacagacgaaggacgaggttaagaacgggggaagtactgccgcctacaggtctggcatgtccttaacaacgtatttatccgggtacgtgtggacagagtctctttttaaaacgaggtggtgtggatgcaagtttttggaggggcggatattcgtttttaaaaaacccggctacgtgtggactaggccttaattttgatagttagcaaacacctgagttagctttgctctttttgctgattctgcttttcccgggatccatggattcccttttctttttccctttcctcacatcttttgcttttctcatttttatgagttttttatttctttgtttttgattatttttattcctgagttaagtttttatttatcacaagtaatatcgtcatcgcaatattaatcactgttatcgaatatcgcaggttttcctgatATCGGGCAGCCCTAATCCTGGTCATTAATATTTTGCTAAAATAATCCGATGATGACTAAATTCTGAGGGTTCTTCGCGCTCTCACCACCGATGACGTGTCCTGCTCATGTCGGTGCAGAAACCTGAGGACTCTCCAGACCCGTTAAAGGAAACGCTTGTCTCCTGTTTGCTTTCCTGTCTGCGGGTTGACCCGAGTGTTCTGACCTGTTCCAGGTGGCGGTGAGAGCCTGTTTCCTGGGAGTCACTTTTGGATGTGGATTAATGATCAGCTTCTCTGAAACCACCTGGACACATTTTGGGTGGTACGTAGTCGCCGCCGCCACAGCGCCGAGCTAAAGAAACACTGTTTTCATGTTTATTTAGCTAAAAAATGATAACCGATCAGTCAACCTATTCCATCCAGTCCTGAGCCTCCCGTTGGGTCCGTGTGGTTCTGGTGTCTCCCTGCAGGTACATGTGCTCTCTGTCGTTCTTCCATTACTCCGAGTACCTGGTGACGGCCATCATCAACCCCCGCAGCCTGTCGCTGGACTCCTTCCTGCTGAACCACAGCGTGGAGTACACGCTGGCCGCCATCTCGTCGTGGCTGGAGTTCACCGTGGAGAAGCTCACGGTTCCAGGTCTGTCCGGGGACTCCTGGGAGGGGTTTAAACTCGGGCCGGAAGTTTTAACGGGACCGTTAGTCTTTAACTGAGAGGAAAACCTGAGTTTTGGGATCGGATCGGTTTGCAGCTTTGGTGCAATAAtaacatgtttgtttattttcttccAAACTGTTTGATCTTTGAGTTTCGTCTCAAAAACGAAACAAAATGTTGAGTCAGTTTTGCAGAGGTGGAGCTGAAACGTGACGCGCTTGTATCCGAGCGCCGTTCCGCCTCAtgtcaggtccagtggtaccgtcTGAGACCAGAACCGGTGAAGAAAGCTGGGACGTTTATGTTTGATGCACCGGTTCTGCTGTTTTGGGCCAATACCGGTTTTATTCTGatcttcagctgtttttatttaaaaactaaatccacgttttttatttatttccaacATGGAAGCTCTGTTGTTGGCTAACGTTAGCGCTTAGCGACGGGTCGGTTTCAGAGCCAGCTGATCGGTGCGTCTCCTGTAGCTAAAGCTCGTTTCTGCCCCCACCCACGCAGAGCTGAAGCAGCTGAGCTGGATCAGCATGGCCGGGCTGGTCATGGTGCTGTGTGGCGAGGCGCTGCGGAAGG
The sequence above is a segment of the Nothobranchius furzeri strain GRZ-AD chromosome 15, NfurGRZ-RIMD1, whole genome shotgun sequence genome. Coding sequences within it:
- the icmt gene encoding protein-S-isoprenylcysteine O-methyltransferase; the encoded protein is MDVEGVRVFRGTMNAANVIAEDLARIGPGNDGTSIMAGSKLVLEGRVSIKAFILGLSVLLIPLIRTWFGHLDWVFDYLTETPGKVVICLHVAVVNGLLLLIYRGPIYKVAVRACFLGVTFGCGLMISFSETTWTHFGWYMCSLSFFHYSEYLVTAIINPRSLSLDSFLLNHSVEYTLAAISSWLEFTVEKLTVPELKQLSWISMAGLVMVLCGEALRKAAMLTAGSNFNHIVQNEKAQSHVLVTSGVYAYFRHPSYVGWFYWSIGTQVLLCNPVCILGYTIASWRFFRERIEEEELSLIHFFAEDYVEYKRKVPTGLPFISGIRVN